A portion of the Cryptomeria japonica chromosome 5, Sugi_1.0, whole genome shotgun sequence genome contains these proteins:
- the LOC131065390 gene encoding uncharacterized protein LOC131065390, producing MVVTLDRIFRQDGENIQQQRFRQLLTNLRDANPIIDDWELLMMRIPINLNVATNEEFDNAIHLFSTNDNVHNHNKRMLYSLRHPVARSVATKVGSVNAIEDCSDDELDLELLISNNSRVMLTSNLWTKAGLVNGALGYIRKIVYKPGSAPPEPPTYVMAEFDNYFGIPFDDHHPNTIPITTIQRGRTLQLPLRLAWALTIHKSQGLTLSKATIDIGPRERTGLTFVAVSRVKSIEGLRIMPQFTYDHYKKMKNGKQLSKRKAEENRLKFLEDNLM from the coding sequence ATGGTGGTAACTTTAGATAGAATATTCAGACAAGATGGAGAAAATATCCAACAACAAAGATTTcgtcaacttttgacaaatctaagagatgcaaaccCAATAATTGATGATTGGGAGTTGCTTATGATGAGAATCCCTATTAATTTAAATGTTGCAACCAATGAGGAGTTTGACAATGCCATCCATTTGTTCTCTACTAATGACAATGTCCATAATCATAACAAGAGAATGTTGTATTCCTTGAGGCATCCTGTTGCACGCAGTGTTGCAACAAAGGTAGGAAGTGTTAATGCAATAGAAGATTGTTCAGATGATGAACTTGATCTAGAGTTATTGATTAGCAATAATTCAAGGGTGATGTTGACTTCAAATCTATGGACAAAGGCCggtcttgtaaatggagctctAGGGTATATTCGAAAGATTGTCTACAAACCAGGAAGTGCTCCTCCTGAACCACCTACATATGTGATGGCTGAATTTGATAATTATTTTGGAATACCATTTGATGATCATCATCCAAATACAATTCCAATAACAACAATACAGAGGGGTAGGACACTTCAATTACCATTAAGATTGGCATGGGCATTGACAATACACAAATCTCAAGGGTTGACTCTTTCAAAAGCTACAATTGATATAGGACCAAGAGAAAGAACAGGACTGACATTTGTTGCAGTATCTCGTGTGAAGTCTATAGAAGGTCTTAGAATAATGCCACAATTCACATATGACcattataaaaaaatgaaaaatggcaAACAACTTTCCAAGCGGAAAGCTGAAGAAAACAGACTCAAATTTTTAGAAGATAATttgatgtaa